A DNA window from Pseudodesulfovibrio thermohalotolerans contains the following coding sequences:
- a CDS encoding sirohydrochlorin cobaltochelatase — protein MIRAAIVLAAFGSRHKNAMASLAHIMERVQAAYPDLPVRVAYTSKTIRGHMKRAGEAVDSVPTALDRLLDEGVTHVAVQSLHLIPGTEFHELLGLANELMLREDGFRRVEVGFPLVAGEAGIEEVADAVLSIAEQGKGENDAVLFMGHGTKHDGNVYYEALHRAFQERDPSVHLGAMEAEPGIDDILERFKRDGVRKAHLLPFLFGAGWHAARDMVGDGENSWKTRLERAGIECEAVLRGAGEYDILVDIWLGHLHDAMKRMSRC, from the coding sequence GTGATCCGCGCCGCCATCGTCCTGGCCGCCTTCGGCTCGCGCCACAAGAACGCCATGGCGTCGCTCGCGCACATCATGGAGCGCGTGCAGGCCGCCTATCCCGACCTGCCCGTGCGCGTGGCCTACACCTCCAAGACCATTCGGGGACACATGAAACGGGCTGGCGAGGCGGTGGACTCCGTGCCCACCGCCCTGGACAGGCTCCTCGACGAGGGCGTGACCCACGTGGCCGTACAGTCCCTGCACCTCATCCCCGGCACGGAGTTCCACGAGCTCCTCGGGCTGGCCAACGAGCTCATGCTCCGCGAGGACGGCTTCCGACGGGTCGAGGTCGGCTTCCCCCTGGTGGCCGGGGAAGCGGGCATCGAGGAGGTGGCCGACGCGGTTCTGTCCATCGCCGAACAGGGCAAGGGCGAAAACGACGCCGTGCTGTTCATGGGGCACGGCACCAAGCACGACGGCAACGTCTATTACGAGGCCCTGCACCGCGCCTTCCAGGAACGCGACCCGTCCGTACACCTCGGGGCCATGGAGGCCGAGCCCGGCATCGACGACATCCTCGAACGGTTCAAGCGGGACGGAGTCAGGAAGGCCCATCTCCTGCCCTTCCTTTTCGGCGCGGGCTGGCACGCCGCCCGCGACATGGTCGGCGATGGGGAAAACAGTTGGAAGACCCGCCTCGAACGGGCGGGCATCGAATGCGAGGCCGTGCTCAGGGGCGCGGGCGAATACGACATCCTCGTCGACATCTGGCTCGGCCACCTTCACGACGCCATGAAGCGCATGAGCCGCTGCTGA
- a CDS encoding ASKHA domain-containing protein gives MSILIHTHDGGRFALEPKPGDTLARTIFLSRLWHGVPLCSGLGKCGLCRVRFVKDAPEPGRDELKKLGRDKLAQGWRLSCLHPSEPCEIELPEPVRSQRAVRSLGEGAGDFALAVDLGTTSIHWTALVDGKAVATGRELNPQMGMGSEVMSRLAAAATAEGRFVLRALVADRISELAETASRNLGGNCIGLAVSGNPAMTYILLGMKPDGLASAPYELTYFGGDERRLGPGLPPAYIPPLLAPFVGADLSAGLTAIEFGNAPMYPFLLADLGTNGEFILALSPEKRLCASVPMGPALEGVGLSFGRTAGPGAITGFTLTPKGLDIHYFDSSNAERTGMTGTGYLALAAILRAHGVLDETGRFAEGATPLAARLAKSVSTEEEEPIFAVNADVRFPASDVEEILKVKAAFNLAVSALLKAAGIGPGGLAEIHLAGALGEHVSPADLETLGFLPPGCAARTVKAGNTSLRGTELFLTNPAARTFAESLPHGLTRVDLTGDAEFGNQFIQRMRFSYVD, from the coding sequence GTGAGCATACTGATTCATACCCATGACGGCGGCCGGTTCGCTCTGGAGCCCAAGCCGGGCGACACCCTGGCCCGCACCATTTTTCTCTCCCGGCTCTGGCACGGCGTTCCGCTGTGTTCGGGCCTGGGCAAGTGCGGCCTCTGCCGCGTGCGCTTCGTCAAGGACGCGCCCGAACCGGGCCGCGACGAGTTGAAGAAGCTCGGCCGGGACAAGCTCGCGCAGGGATGGCGGCTCTCCTGCCTCCATCCGTCCGAACCCTGCGAAATCGAGCTGCCCGAGCCGGTGCGCAGCCAACGGGCCGTGCGCTCCCTCGGGGAAGGGGCGGGAGACTTCGCCCTGGCCGTGGACCTCGGCACCACCTCCATCCATTGGACCGCCCTGGTCGACGGAAAGGCCGTGGCAACGGGCCGGGAACTCAACCCGCAGATGGGCATGGGCTCCGAGGTCATGTCCAGGCTGGCCGCTGCCGCCACCGCCGAGGGACGGTTCGTGCTCCGCGCCCTGGTCGCCGACCGCATTTCCGAGCTGGCCGAGACAGCCTCCCGCAACCTGGGCGGAAACTGTATCGGGCTGGCAGTGTCCGGCAACCCGGCCATGACCTACATCCTGCTCGGCATGAAACCGGACGGCCTGGCATCCGCTCCCTACGAACTGACCTATTTCGGCGGCGACGAACGGCGGCTCGGCCCCGGGCTGCCTCCAGCCTACATCCCGCCATTGCTCGCGCCCTTCGTAGGCGCGGACCTGTCCGCCGGACTGACCGCCATCGAGTTTGGCAACGCGCCCATGTACCCCTTCCTCCTGGCCGACCTCGGCACCAACGGCGAATTCATCCTCGCCCTGTCGCCCGAAAAACGGCTCTGCGCCAGCGTGCCCATGGGACCGGCGCTGGAGGGCGTGGGGCTGTCCTTCGGACGCACGGCCGGACCGGGGGCGATCACCGGCTTCACCCTGACGCCGAAGGGGCTCGACATCCACTATTTCGACAGCTCGAACGCGGAACGGACCGGCATGACCGGCACGGGCTACCTGGCCCTGGCCGCCATCCTGCGCGCCCACGGCGTGCTGGACGAAACCGGCCGATTCGCTGAAGGCGCGACTCCCCTGGCGGCCAGACTGGCCAAAAGCGTCTCAACAGAGGAGGAAGAGCCGATCTTCGCCGTCAACGCGGACGTCCGCTTTCCGGCCTCCGACGTCGAAGAAATCCTCAAGGTCAAGGCGGCCTTCAACCTGGCCGTGTCCGCCCTGCTCAAGGCTGCGGGCATCGGCCCCGGCGGCCTCGCCGAGATCCATCTGGCGGGCGCGTTGGGCGAGCACGTTTCCCCGGCGGACCTGGAGACTCTCGGCTTCCTTCCCCCCGGCTGCGCGGCCCGAACCGTAAAGGCGGGCAACACGTCGCTCCGCGGCACGGAACTGTTTTTAACCAACCCTGCGGCGCGGACCTTTGCCGAGTCCCTGCCCCATGGACTGACCCGGGTGGACCTGACCGGAGACGCCGAATTCGGCAACCAATTCATCCAAAGGATGCGTTTCAGCTATGTCGATTGA
- a CDS encoding FecCD family ABC transporter permease translates to MLNAASRTSLRNGLTVALLAALLAGLALAACAMGVISIPPGEVLRGLLDGVRGAADSMDGMVAGILFDVRLPRILTCAAVGFGLAVAGAVFQGLLLNPLADPFTLGVSSGAAFGAALALLLGLSFFGPATLMTLAFAGAALTLAAVIALAGRDGELAPTSLILAGVIVSATLSAGISFIKYLADERVSVIVFWLMGSFVGRTWNDAALAGTASLLVFAICLYFGRDLNIMSLGARSARSLGVNTGRVRLILLVAASLASAVCVAVSGIIGFVGLIVPHLMRMIVGPDNRWLLPASGLGGAILLLLADTVTRAALPHEVPIGVLTAIIGGPVFCWIFSRSKRLARG, encoded by the coding sequence ATGTTGAACGCCGCCTCCCGCACCTCCCTTCGCAACGGGTTGACCGTCGCCCTGCTCGCCGCTCTGCTGGCCGGGCTGGCGCTGGCCGCCTGCGCCATGGGAGTCATCAGCATCCCGCCGGGCGAAGTCCTGCGCGGATTGCTCGACGGAGTGCGGGGGGCGGCGGATTCCATGGACGGCATGGTGGCGGGCATCCTTTTCGACGTCCGGCTTCCGCGCATCCTGACCTGCGCCGCGGTGGGCTTCGGCCTGGCCGTGGCGGGCGCGGTCTTCCAGGGGCTCCTCCTCAACCCGCTGGCCGACCCGTTCACCCTCGGCGTCTCCTCGGGCGCGGCCTTCGGCGCGGCCCTGGCCCTGCTCCTGGGATTGTCCTTTTTCGGCCCGGCCACGCTCATGACGCTGGCCTTCGCGGGCGCAGCCCTCACCCTGGCCGCGGTTATCGCGCTCGCCGGGCGCGACGGCGAGCTGGCGCCCACCTCCCTCATCCTGGCGGGGGTCATCGTCTCGGCCACCCTCTCGGCGGGCATCAGCTTCATCAAGTATCTGGCCGACGAACGAGTCTCGGTCATCGTCTTCTGGCTCATGGGCAGCTTCGTGGGCCGGACGTGGAACGACGCGGCCCTGGCCGGGACCGCCTCCCTGCTCGTCTTCGCGATATGCCTCTACTTCGGACGCGACCTGAACATAATGAGCCTGGGAGCGCGTTCGGCGCGGAGCCTGGGCGTGAACACGGGACGCGTGCGGCTGATCCTGCTCGTCGCCGCTTCGCTGGCCAGCGCGGTCTGCGTGGCCGTGAGCGGAATCATCGGCTTTGTAGGCCTCATCGTACCGCACCTCATGCGCATGATCGTGGGCCCGGACAACCGCTGGCTCCTGCCCGCCTCAGGCCTTGGCGGGGCCATACTTCTTCTGCTGGCCGACACCGTCACCCGCGCGGCCCTGCCCCACGAGGTGCCCATCGGCGTGCTCACGGCCATCATCGGCGGCCCGGTCTTCTGCTGGATATTCAGCCGCTCCAAGAGGCTCGCACGTGGATAG
- a CDS encoding small ribosomal subunit Rsm22 family protein, which translates to MSIDGLFPNLTEENAGHLARFEDILKRVWPLKGKHREHLKYDIRDMSRSLTNERSTRRKEYMTDAKFLSPYLYYFLPWNLFRLSRLFSGLEMDVPENGHVADLGSGPLTTVLALWMARPHLRDRRLDFTCLDIAPKTMNTGVKLFQALAGKDSPWRIKTVKAGFLDHIRERADLIMAANAFNELDWSGRTTRPQAEKLATHLVGATKDTGRILIVETGVRLSGRIVSEMRAQLLGKGYKPIAPCPHAQDCPMPALGQGAPWCHFNFSTKGAPDWLNAISAEASLTKDNASLNFLYLSPGGAPERGLVRAISEPFKLHGGKGQYACSDRGLTLIDYPSGTRPLFPGQAFAPEWPANPKTDLKSKALILPCKSRGGK; encoded by the coding sequence ATGTCGATTGACGGCCTGTTCCCCAACCTGACCGAGGAAAACGCCGGGCATCTCGCCCGGTTCGAAGACATCCTCAAACGCGTGTGGCCCCTCAAGGGCAAACACCGCGAGCACTTGAAGTACGACATCCGGGACATGTCGCGCAGCCTGACCAATGAACGGTCCACGCGGCGCAAGGAATACATGACCGACGCCAAGTTCCTGTCGCCGTATCTCTACTATTTTCTGCCCTGGAACCTCTTCCGCCTCTCCCGGCTGTTCTCGGGCCTGGAAATGGACGTCCCGGAAAACGGGCACGTGGCGGACCTGGGTTCCGGCCCCCTGACCACGGTGCTGGCCCTGTGGATGGCCCGCCCCCATCTGCGGGACCGGCGGCTTGATTTCACCTGCCTGGACATTGCTCCCAAAACCATGAACACGGGCGTAAAGCTCTTCCAGGCGCTGGCCGGGAAAGACTCGCCCTGGCGCATCAAGACCGTAAAGGCCGGATTCCTGGACCACATCCGCGAAAGGGCCGATCTCATCATGGCCGCCAACGCCTTCAACGAGCTTGACTGGTCCGGCCGCACCACCCGGCCCCAGGCAGAGAAGCTGGCCACGCACCTGGTCGGCGCCACCAAGGACACCGGACGCATCCTCATTGTCGAGACCGGAGTACGGCTGAGCGGCCGGATCGTCAGCGAAATGCGCGCCCAACTGCTTGGAAAGGGCTACAAGCCCATCGCGCCGTGCCCCCATGCCCAGGACTGTCCCATGCCCGCCCTCGGGCAGGGAGCCCCGTGGTGCCACTTCAACTTCTCCACCAAAGGCGCGCCCGATTGGTTGAACGCCATCTCCGCCGAAGCCTCCCTGACCAAGGACAACGCGTCCCTCAACTTCCTCTACCTTTCGCCCGGCGGCGCGCCCGAACGGGGACTGGTCCGGGCCATATCCGAACCGTTCAAGCTCCACGGCGGCAAAGGACAGTACGCCTGTTCCGACCGGGGGCTGACCCTCATCGACTACCCGTCCGGCACGCGTCCCCTCTTCCCTGGCCAGGCATTCGCGCCCGAGTGGCCCGCCAACCCGAAGACCGACCTCAAGTCCAAGGCGCTCATCCTCCCCTGCAAATCCCGGGGCGGCAAATGA
- the lipA gene encoding lipoyl synthase: MSLKTPSQKPLRIPPWLRIKLPSNENFSNTSDLIGDLRLNTVCQSAKCPNKWECFSKNVATFLVMGAICTRNCAFCNITSGDLEPLDPTEPSRVAEAARRLALKHVVVTSVTRDDLPDGGAAHFAATIRAIRGAMPDCTVEVLIPDFQGDEAALAAVLDARPNVLNHNLETVPGLYSDIRPQADYRQSLDLLRNAKRMAPAIPTKSGIMVGLGETDEQIMTTLDDLAAIDCDIVTIGQYMQPSRFHPMVKRYVEPEVFDMYAEEGRKRGIRHMFSAPLVRSSYNAADFV; this comes from the coding sequence ATGTCTTTGAAAACGCCTTCGCAAAAACCTTTGCGGATTCCGCCGTGGCTGCGGATCAAGCTGCCCAGTAACGAAAATTTCTCCAACACCTCGGACCTCATCGGCGACCTGCGGCTCAACACGGTCTGCCAGTCCGCCAAGTGCCCCAACAAGTGGGAGTGCTTCTCCAAGAACGTGGCCACGTTCCTGGTCATGGGAGCCATTTGCACGCGCAATTGCGCGTTCTGCAACATAACCTCCGGCGACCTGGAACCGCTGGACCCGACCGAGCCGAGCCGCGTGGCCGAGGCCGCCCGTCGGCTCGCGCTGAAACACGTCGTCGTCACCTCGGTCACCCGCGACGATCTTCCGGACGGCGGCGCGGCCCACTTCGCGGCGACCATCCGAGCCATACGCGGAGCCATGCCGGATTGCACCGTGGAGGTGCTCATCCCGGACTTTCAGGGAGACGAGGCCGCCCTCGCCGCCGTGCTCGACGCCCGACCCAACGTGCTCAACCACAACCTTGAGACCGTGCCGGGCCTGTACAGCGACATCCGGCCCCAGGCGGACTACCGCCAGTCCCTGGACCTGCTGCGCAACGCCAAGCGCATGGCCCCGGCCATTCCCACCAAATCCGGCATCATGGTCGGCCTGGGCGAAACCGACGAGCAGATCATGACCACCCTGGACGACCTGGCGGCCATCGACTGCGACATCGTGACCATCGGCCAGTACATGCAGCCGAGCCGCTTCCACCCCATGGTCAAGCGGTACGTGGAGCCCGAGGTGTTCGACATGTATGCCGAGGAGGGCCGGAAACGCGGCATCCGCCACATGTTCAGCGCCCCGCTGGTCCGCTCCAGCTACAACGCCGCCGACTTCGTGTAG
- a CDS encoding ABC transporter ATP-binding protein produces MDSAIFASQDLGFAYDSAQVLHGLDFDLGPGLHGVVGPNGCGKSTLLGLLAGLLSPTAGAARLNGENISDFPPSRLARLCTLVSQDQTLRFPFTVYETVLMGRHPHIPRFSRPSARDIERVEDALTAMDLQRLRDRAVADLSGGERQRTAVARGLAQDTAALLLDEPTSAMDIRHAMSTMETLQRLAENGHTVVAVLHDLNLAARHCDSILMLDKGTVHAYGNVARTLTPENIHAVFGVRAAILQTDNGPHIAFIQGNRP; encoded by the coding sequence GTGGATAGCGCGATCTTCGCCAGCCAGGACCTCGGCTTCGCCTACGATTCGGCCCAGGTCCTCCACGGCCTGGATTTCGATCTGGGGCCGGGCCTACACGGCGTGGTCGGCCCCAACGGGTGCGGCAAATCCACCCTGCTCGGCCTCCTGGCCGGTCTGCTGTCACCCACAGCGGGCGCGGCGCGGCTCAACGGCGAAAATATTTCAGACTTTCCCCCGTCCAGGCTGGCCCGGCTCTGCACCCTGGTTTCACAGGACCAAACGCTCCGTTTTCCCTTTACCGTGTACGAAACCGTACTCATGGGGCGGCATCCGCACATCCCCCGGTTCAGCCGCCCCTCAGCCCGCGATATCGAACGCGTGGAGGACGCGCTGACAGCCATGGACCTTCAGAGGTTGCGCGACCGGGCCGTGGCAGACCTGTCAGGGGGCGAACGCCAGCGAACCGCCGTGGCGCGGGGGCTCGCGCAAGACACGGCCGCCCTGCTCCTGGACGAGCCCACCTCGGCCATGGACATCCGCCATGCCATGTCGACCATGGAGACGCTGCAACGCCTAGCCGAAAACGGCCACACCGTGGTGGCCGTACTCCACGATCTCAACCTGGCCGCGCGCCACTGCGACAGCATCCTCATGCTGGACAAAGGGACCGTTCATGCCTATGGCAACGTGGCCCGGACACTCACCCCCGAAAACATCCATGCGGTCTTCGGCGTCCGCGCGGCCATTCTGCAAACCGACAACGGACCGCATATCGCCTTCATCCAAGGAAACAGACCTTGA
- a CDS encoding ABC transporter substrate-binding protein, with translation MKRLLFTLVFVLLLCSTARARTITDDSGRTISFDAPFTRIISLYGAHTENLFHLGLDKQVIGVSPGENYPAAVLSRPTFNARDGVEKFLAAKPDLILIRPMHWRAYGGLWNALARHGVTVVSLQPGSIDAVYGYWRALGKLTGREMQAEYMIEDFREGVRRAENRLATIPMGERPGVFFESIHRKIATFSPGSMPLFVLEKAGGVNVATDAKPRHGTNIANYGLERLLAKGGRIDVYLAQRGTMNDVSVQDIVNGPAASRIRAVLTRNVFLVDEHLVSRPTMRLLKGIDTVFQILHP, from the coding sequence TTGAAACGCCTTCTTTTCACTCTTGTTTTCGTCCTGCTTCTCTGCTCCACCGCCCGCGCCCGGACCATCACCGACGACTCGGGACGGACCATCTCCTTCGACGCCCCGTTTACGCGAATCATCTCCCTGTACGGCGCGCACACCGAAAACCTGTTCCACCTCGGGTTGGACAAGCAGGTCATCGGCGTATCCCCGGGCGAGAACTACCCCGCTGCGGTCTTGTCCCGACCGACCTTCAACGCCCGCGACGGCGTGGAGAAATTTCTGGCCGCCAAGCCCGACCTGATCCTGATCCGGCCCATGCACTGGCGCGCCTATGGCGGACTGTGGAACGCGCTGGCGCGCCACGGCGTCACCGTGGTCTCACTGCAACCCGGCTCCATCGACGCCGTGTACGGCTACTGGCGGGCTCTGGGCAAACTCACCGGCCGCGAGATGCAGGCGGAATACATGATCGAGGACTTCCGCGAGGGAGTGCGCCGAGCCGAGAACCGGCTGGCCACCATTCCCATGGGCGAACGGCCCGGAGTGTTCTTCGAGTCCATTCACCGCAAGATCGCCACCTTCTCGCCCGGTTCCATGCCGCTGTTCGTCCTGGAAAAAGCCGGTGGAGTCAACGTGGCGACCGACGCCAAACCCCGCCACGGCACCAACATCGCGAACTACGGCCTGGAACGGCTCCTCGCCAAAGGCGGCCGAATCGACGTCTACCTAGCCCAACGCGGAACCATGAACGACGTCTCGGTGCAGGACATCGTCAACGGCCCGGCGGCGTCACGCATCAGAGCGGTCCTGACCCGCAACGTATTTCTGGTGGACGAACACCTGGTCTCACGGCCCACCATGCGGCTGCTCAAAGGCATCGACACCGTTTTCCAAATTCTCCATCCCTAG
- a CDS encoding sirohydrochlorin cobaltochelatase translates to MTVVRNIVFCLLALLLTVPAQAGHHDEQPVKQAIVLAAFGTSYPEAVKSILNIKAKVEKAHPGVPVRLAFTSNIIRKIWQGRQNDEAWKAAHKDIPAEVLYVKHPLATIADLQNDGCRDITVQSLHVFAGEEFHDLITLVGGLKSIRTLKAKNMPFAHLSLGRPALGLPGEEYPYTEDMARAAKTLKTDVDHARELNAALVYMGHGNDFFSTGIYAEFQKVLQAEYDYPIFIGCVEGFPAFDDMAAQLAASGKKDVLLKPFMIVAGDHASNDMAGDEDDAWKIMLTKAGYKVATDLRGLGMLDGWADIYVNHLNDAMAKGPGVN, encoded by the coding sequence ATGACAGTTGTCAGAAACATTGTCTTCTGCCTGCTCGCCCTGTTGCTGACCGTCCCGGCCCAGGCCGGGCACCACGACGAACAACCCGTCAAACAGGCCATCGTCCTGGCCGCCTTCGGCACTTCCTACCCTGAAGCGGTCAAATCAATCCTGAACATCAAGGCCAAGGTGGAGAAGGCCCACCCCGGCGTCCCCGTGCGCCTAGCCTTTACCTCCAACATCATCCGCAAGATCTGGCAGGGCCGCCAGAACGACGAGGCCTGGAAAGCGGCGCATAAGGACATTCCAGCCGAAGTCCTCTACGTCAAGCATCCCCTGGCCACCATCGCGGACCTTCAGAACGACGGCTGCCGCGACATCACCGTGCAATCCCTGCATGTCTTCGCGGGCGAAGAGTTCCACGACCTGATTACCCTGGTGGGCGGACTCAAATCCATCCGCACCCTCAAGGCCAAGAACATGCCCTTCGCGCACCTCTCCCTCGGCCGCCCGGCCCTCGGCCTGCCCGGCGAGGAGTATCCGTACACCGAGGACATGGCCCGGGCCGCCAAGACCCTCAAGACCGATGTGGACCATGCGCGCGAACTGAACGCCGCCCTGGTTTACATGGGCCACGGCAACGACTTCTTCTCCACGGGCATCTACGCGGAATTCCAGAAGGTGTTGCAGGCCGAATACGACTACCCCATCTTCATCGGCTGCGTGGAGGGATTTCCCGCCTTTGACGACATGGCTGCGCAACTCGCGGCCTCCGGCAAGAAGGACGTCCTTCTCAAGCCGTTCATGATCGTGGCCGGCGACCATGCCTCCAACGACATGGCCGGCGACGAGGACGACGCATGGAAGATCATGCTGACCAAGGCTGGCTACAAGGTCGCCACCGACCTGCGCGGCCTGGGAATGCTCGACGGCTGGGCCGACATCTACGTGAACCACCTCAACGACGCCATGGCCAAGGGCCCGGGCGTGAACTAG
- the lipB gene encoding lipoyl(octanoyl) transferase LipB: MRIVDLGLIGYKEAEALQLKTLDAVTSGEQENTLFLLEHPKVITLGRQGGAENLLLDPAQLAAHGIELVQTTRGGNITCHFPGQLVAYPIWRVEKRPGGMRKFFHDMEQAVMDTCAHFGVATIRRPKHPGVWVDETRKICSMGIGVRRWVTYHGLALNVARDTNLFNAITLCGIQGAVPTSLSAEAGRDFDMEEVKHVFENAFAKTFADSAVAADQAAQ; encoded by the coding sequence ATGAGGATAGTCGATCTCGGACTCATCGGCTACAAGGAGGCCGAGGCTCTGCAATTGAAGACGCTGGACGCGGTGACAAGCGGTGAGCAGGAAAACACCCTGTTTCTGCTGGAGCACCCCAAGGTCATCACCCTGGGCCGCCAGGGCGGGGCCGAAAACCTGCTCCTCGACCCGGCGCAACTCGCGGCGCACGGCATCGAACTGGTCCAGACCACGCGCGGCGGGAACATCACCTGCCACTTCCCCGGCCAGTTGGTTGCCTACCCGATCTGGCGCGTGGAAAAGCGGCCCGGCGGGATGCGGAAGTTCTTTCACGACATGGAGCAGGCCGTCATGGACACCTGCGCGCATTTCGGGGTCGCGACCATCCGGCGGCCCAAGCACCCCGGCGTCTGGGTGGACGAAACGCGCAAAATATGTTCCATGGGCATCGGCGTGCGCCGCTGGGTCACCTACCACGGTCTGGCCCTGAACGTGGCCCGCGACACAAATCTCTTTAACGCCATAACCCTGTGCGGCATCCAAGGCGCGGTGCCCACCTCCCTGTCCGCCGAAGCCGGGCGGGACTTCGACATGGAGGAGGTCAAGCATGTCTTTGAAAACGCCTTCGCAAAAACCTTTGCGGATTCCGCCGTGGCTGCGGATCAAGCTGCCCAGTAA
- the cobI gene encoding precorrin-2 C(20)-methyltransferase → MTKKGTLYGIGVGPGDPELLTLKAVRILGEVDVIFAAASTKNDYSTAYAIAKPHLKDHVRIVQLGFPMTKDEDALKAAWRKNAEVVAEVLDKGLDAAFLTLGDPLTYSTYGYLQRTLLEMNPDLRLRAVPGITSFHAAAARIGLVLCESKESLLITSGVADPARLEEQLNTADNAVILKAYKNFEEIRDLLNRLRLGDTTVLVSRLGMDEESILMDINDAPKQPHYFSLALVKRKKP, encoded by the coding sequence GTGACCAAGAAAGGCACACTCTACGGCATCGGGGTAGGCCCCGGCGATCCCGAACTGCTCACCCTCAAGGCCGTGCGAATCCTCGGCGAGGTGGACGTGATCTTTGCCGCCGCCTCCACCAAAAACGACTATTCCACGGCCTACGCCATCGCCAAGCCCCATCTCAAGGACCATGTACGCATCGTCCAGCTCGGCTTCCCCATGACCAAGGACGAGGACGCGCTCAAGGCCGCCTGGCGCAAGAACGCCGAGGTCGTGGCCGAGGTTCTGGACAAGGGCCTGGACGCCGCCTTTCTGACTCTGGGCGACCCCCTGACCTACTCCACCTACGGCTATCTCCAGCGCACTCTGCTGGAAATGAACCCGGATTTGCGGCTGCGCGCCGTGCCGGGCATCACCTCCTTCCACGCCGCCGCCGCGCGCATCGGCCTGGTCCTGTGCGAATCCAAGGAGTCCCTGCTCATCACCTCGGGCGTGGCCGATCCCGCCCGTCTCGAAGAACAGCTCAACACAGCCGACAATGCCGTCATTCTCAAGGCGTACAAAAATTTCGAGGAAATCCGGGACCTGCTGAACAGACTCCGCCTGGGCGACACCACGGTGCTCGTCTCCCGTCTCGGCATGGACGAGGAATCCATCCTCATGGACATCAACGACGCCCCCAAACAGCCGCACTATTTCTCGCTGGCCCTGGTCAAGAGGAAGAAGCCGTGA